In Thermofilaceae archaeon, the following proteins share a genomic window:
- a CDS encoding macro domain-containing protein codes for MVRLSRGSVFLYVMIGDITEFIGDAVVNPANTYMFMSGGVAGAIRRKSGVEIELEARRHAPVPIGKAVTTSAGKFKCRYVIHAPTVEAPGGRSSAEKVYEATKAALKEARRVGVTTVAFSLMGAGVGGLTLEESLRSMVKAFEELGRGMNLHLYVLSGDMQLKAVEVLTKMGWREG; via the coding sequence ATGGTAAGGCTGTCTAGAGGTAGTGTGTTTCTGTATGTGATGATTGGGGATATAACTGAGTTCATCGGAGATGCCGTGGTGAACCCGGCGAATACGTACATGTTTATGAGTGGAGGGGTTGCAGGGGCTATAAGGAGGAAAAGCGGGGTTGAAATAGAGTTAGAGGCTAGGAGGCATGCACCAGTGCCTATTGGTAAGGCCGTGACCACCTCGGCCGGCAAGTTTAAGTGTAGGTACGTTATTCACGCACCAACCGTCGAGGCCCCTGGAGGAAGATCCAGCGCGGAGAAAGTATATGAAGCGACTAAGGCAGCTCTTAAAGAAGCCCGCAGGGTTGGAGTAACAACGGTGGCGTTCTCGTTAATGGGTGCTGGGGTTGGAGGCTTAACCCTCGAGGAGTCTTTGAGATCTATGGTCAAAGCGTTTGAGGAGTTAGGTCGCGGGATGAATCTCCATCTATATGTCCTGAGTGGGGACATGCAGTTGAAAGCGGTAGAGGT